The following are encoded together in the Chlorocebus sabaeus isolate Y175 chromosome 20, mChlSab1.0.hap1, whole genome shotgun sequence genome:
- the UBIAD1 gene encoding ubiA prenyltransferase domain-containing protein 1: MAASLVLGEKINILSGETVKAADREPLGNDCPEQDRFPQRSWRQKCASYVLALRPWSFSASLTPVALGSALAYRSHGVLDPRLLVGCAVAVLAVHGAGNLVNTYYDFSKGIDHKKSDDRTLVDRILEPQDVVRFGVFLYTLGCVCAACLYCLSPLKLEHLALIYFGGLSGSFLYTGGIGFKYVALGDLIILITFGPLAVMFAYAIQVGSLAIFPLVYAIPLALSTEAILHSNNTRDMESDREAGIVTLAILIGPTFSYILYNTLLFLPYLVFSILATHCTISLALPLLTIPMAFSLERQFRSQAFNKLPQRTAKLNLLLGLFYVFGIILAPAGSLPKL; the protein is encoded by the exons ATGGCGGCCTCTCTGGTCCTGGGGGAGAAGATTAACATCCTGTCGGGAGAGACTGTCAAGGCTGCGGACAGGGAACCGCTGGGGAACGACTGTCCCGAGCAAGATAGGTTCCCCCAGCGCTCCTGGAGGCAGAAGTGCGCCTCCTACGTGTTGGCCCTGAGGCCCTGGAGCTTCAGTGCCTCACTCACACCGGTGGCCCTGGGCAGTGCCCTTGCCTACAGATCCCACGGTGTCCTGGATCCCAGGCTCTTGGTGGGTTGTGCCGTGGCTGTCCTGGCTGTGCACGGGGCCGGTAATTTGGTCAACACTTACTATGACTTTTCCAAGGGCATTGACCACAAAAAGAGTGATGACAGGACACTTGTGGACCGAATCTTGGAGCCCCAGGATGTCGTCCGGTTCGGAGTCTTCCTCTACACGTTGGGCTGCGTCTGTGCCGCTTGCCTCTACTGCCTATCCCCTCTGAAACTGGAACACTTGGCTCTCATCTACTTTGGAGGCCTGTCTGGCTCCTTTCTCTACACAGGAG GAATTGGATTCAAATACGTGGCTCTGGGAGacctcatcatcctcatcactTTTGGCCCGCTGGCTGTGATGTTCGCCTACGCCATCCAGGTGGGGTCCCTGGCCATCTTCCCACTGGTCTATGCCATCCCCCTTGCCCTTAGCACCGAGGCCATTCTCCATTCCAACAACACCAGGGACATGGAGTCCGACCGGGAGGCTGGCATCGTCACCCTGGCCATCCTCATCGGCCCCACGTTCTCCTATATTCTCTACAACACGCTGCTCTTCCTGCCCTACCTGGTCTTCAGCATCCTGGCCACACACTGCACCATCAGCCTGGCGCTCCCCCTGCTCACCATTCCCATGGCCTTCTCCCTTGAGAGACAGTTCCGAAGCCAGGCCTTCAACAAACTGCCCCAGAGGACTGCCAAGCTCAACCTCCTGCTGGGACTTTTCTACGTCTTTGGCATCATTCTGGCACCAGCAGGCAGTCTTCCCAAACTTTAA